GAAGTAGTTCTGGAAGGTGATGGTGGCCAGGGTCTGGCTTTCCCGTTCCACCTTCACATGTTCCTTGGCTTCGATGGCCTGGTGCAGCCCTTCGGAGTACCGGCGGCCATACATCAGACGACCGGTGAACTCATCCACGATGATGACTTCCCCGTCTTTCACCACGTAATCCCGGTCGCGGATCATCAGGGCCTTGGCCTTCAGGGCTTCCATGAGCTGGTGGCTCAGGTCGGTGCCGTTCTGGGGGTCATACATGTTCTTCACGCCCAGCAGTTTTTCCGCCTTGGCGATGCCGGCTTCCGTGGGAGCCACAGTCTTCAGTTTTTCATCCACTGTGTAGTCTTCTTTTTCCTTGAAGTTCTTGACCACATCGGCCATGATGTTGTACAGGTCCGTGGATTTTTCCCCGGGCCCGGAAATGATCAGAGGGGTACGGGCTTCATCGATCAGGATGGAGTCCACTTCGTCCACGATGGCATAATGCAGGGGCCGCTGGACCATTTCGTCCAGAGAAACCACCATGTTGTCCCGCAGATAGTCGAATCCGAATTCGTTGTTGGTCCCGTAGGTGATGTCGGCGGCATAGGCAGCTTTCCGGGCAGGGAAATCCATGTCGTGGACGATCAGGCCCACAGAGAGGCCCAGGAACTTGTATACCCGGCCCATGTCCTCGCTGTCCCGGCGTGCCAGATAGTCGTTGACGGTGACCACGTGGACCCCTTTGCCCTCCAGGGCATTCAGGTAGGCTGGCAGGGTGGCCACCAGGGTCTTCCCTTCACCGGTACGCATTTCAGCGATCTTGCCCCGATGGAGGATGCAGCCGCCGATGAGCTGTACATCGAAATGGCGCAGGCCCAGGACCCGGCGGGAGGCTTCCCGCACCACAGCGAAGGCTTCCGGCAGGATGTCATCCAGGGTCTCCCCCTTGCCCAGCCGCAGCTTGAATTCGTCCGTCTTGGCCCGCAGGCGGGCATCGCTCAGTCCGGAGATTTCCGGCTCCAGGGCATTGATTTTATCCACATAGCCCTGGCAGACCTTCAGTTCTTTCTTGTTCGGGTCCCCAAAGACCAGTTTCATCAGGTGTTCCAGCAAATTTTATCACTCCTCGATATCGAATGCGCATGGCGCAAAAAAATACACTCTATGAATCCATTTTATAATTGTAGCAAATGGCCCTATGAAAGTCAAAAAGAGTCGGGGCAAAAGCCTCGACTCTTTGTAAAAATTTGATGAAATTCCCGTAAATCTTCCGCAACTGGAAACTTTTACACCAGTTCCGGGTTGATCAGGCCATAATCGCCGTTCTTTCTGCGATATACGATGGCCATCTTTTCCGTTTCCGCGTTGAAGAATACGAAGAAGTCATGGTTCAGCATGTTCATCTGCATGATGGCTTCCTGTACACCCATGGGGCGCATGGCGTAGTTCTTGACACGGGCAACCGTGAATTCGCCGGTTTCTTCCGGCAGTTCTTCGTCATCAGGCAGAGGAGCCGGTTCCGCATCCTTGAAGTTGCTGTATTTCCGTTTCATCAGACGGGTCTTGTATTTATGGATCTGCCGTTCGATCTTTTCCACGCATTCATCGATGGATGCATACATATTATCGGAAGTTTCCTGAGCCCGCAGGACAATGCCGCTGGCCGGTACCGTGATCTCTACCGTATGTTTGCCTTTCTCCACACGCATCACGGCAGTGATCTCGCCCACCGTCTTGAATTGTTTGGTGATGGTCTGGACACGTTTTTCCACGTAGTCTTTTAAAGCCTGGGTGACCTCGATGTTTTTACCACGAACTTTTACTGCCATAATAACTACCTCCTCACCGGTGGAACATTTCCCACCGTTCTTACTATATATATTCTACAACTAACCGGAAATTCCTGCAAAAGATTCTAAAAAAATGTAACAAATTTTTAGAGGAAAACAAAGACCTGGGAGCGGACGTCCCTTATGGGCCGTCCCTACAGAAACAGCGGAAATGGTGCTGTCTGCGTAGGGTCTGCCCGTAAGGGGAGACCGTTCCCAGGTCGCCTGAAAGGCTTTACAAAATTTTCGACAGGAAACTCTGGGCCCGTTCGTTTTTGGGATGGGCGAAGAACTCTTTCGGGTCGCCCTGTTCCAGGATCTTGCCCCCGTCCAGGAACAGGATCCGGTCGCCCACTTCCCGGGCAAAGCCCATTTCGTGGGTCACCACCACCATGGTCATCCCTTCCTGGGCCAGGTTCTTCATTACGTCCAGCACTTCGTTGATCATTTCCGGATCCAGTGCGGACGTTGGTTCATCGAACAGCATGGCCTTGGGTTTCATGCACAGGGCCCGGGCGATGGCCACCCGCTGCTGCTGACCGCCGGACAGGCTGGCCGGATAGGCATCCGCCTTGTTCAGCAGGCCCACCTTGTCCAGGTACTTTTTGGCATTTTCCACGGCTTCTTCCTTACTTTCGTGGCGCACAATGGTGGGTGCCAGGGTCAGGTTGTCCATCACCGTCATATGGGGGAACAGGTTGAACTTCTGGAACACCATCCCCACTTCCTGCCGGACTTCGTTAATGTTGGCCTCTCCGTTCAGAGGGATGCCGTCGAAGGTAATGGTGCCGGCGGTGGGCACTTCCAGATAGTTCAGGCAGCGCAGGAACGTACTCTTACCGCCGCCGCTGGGGCCGATGACCACCACCACTTCCTGTTCTGCGATGGTCACGTCGATGCCTTTCAGGACCTGGTTGCTGCCGTAGCTTTTGTACAGGCCCTCCACTTTGATCATCTCATTGTTCATCTTTCTTATACCTTCTTTCCAGAGCGCCTACGAACCGGGCCACGGCAAACGTCATGATCAGGTAGATGAAAGCGACGCTCAGCCAGATTTCAAAAGAGGCATAAGTCCGGGCAATGATCAGCTGGCCTCGACGGGTCAATTCTTCGAAGCCGATGACGGATACCAGGGAAGAATCCTTCAGCATGGCGATGAATTCGTTGCCCAGGGGCGGGATGATCCGCTTGAAGGCCTGGGGCAGGATGATGTGCTTCATGGTCTGCCACCAGGTCATCCCCAGGCTCCGGCCGGCTTCCATCTGTCCTTTGTCGATGGATTCGATGCCGCCCCGGAAGATTTCCGCCACATAGGCCCCAGAGTTGATGGAGCAGGCAGAAATGGCAGCCACATAGGCATCCACCCGGTGGTGGATCAGCGCAGGCAGTGCGAAATAGACCAGGAAGATCTGGACCAGCAGAGGGGTGCCCCGCAGGAAATCTACATAGATATTGCCCAAAACGCGCAAAGCCTTGACCCCGCACAGACGGATCAAGGACACCACGATACCGATGGCCAGGCCCAGACCGACGCTGACCGCGGTAATCTCAACAGTGACGCCTGCCCCGGCGATCAGCAGGGGCAGGGAGTCTTTGATAATCTCAAAATTCATGCATTCTCTTCCTTTGTACCGAACAAATTATTTGGCTGCAGGAGCCTTGCCGAACCATTTGGTGTAGATTTTGTCGTATTCACCGTCTTTTTTCAGTTCAGCCAGGGCCTTGTTCACATCAGCCGCCAGTTTGCTGTCTTTCTTGAATGCAAAGCCATAGGATTCGGCATCCATGGTCTCGCCCACCATCTTATCCTTGTCCTTGCCTTCCTTGGTCATATAGTAGGCAGCCACCGGTTTGTCGATGATAACGGCATCCACGCCCTTGTTTTCCAGTTCCAGGAACACTTCGGCGTTGGTGTTGAAGCTGGTCACCTTGGCACCGGGAACCTTGGCCGCCTTGTCAGCACCGGTGGTCCCGATCTGTACGGCGATCTTCTTGCCTTCCAGGTCTTTCAGGCTCTTGATTTCGTTGTTGTCTTTGGTCACCACGATGGTCAGACCGGAAGTGTAGTACGGATCAGAGAAGGTCACAGCCTTTTTCCGTTCGTCCGTGATGCTCATGCCGGCGGCCACCATGTCGATGTTGCCGGAATTCAGGGCCGGAATCAAGGCATCAAAGCCCATATTCTGGATTTCCACCTTCATGCCCATCTTCTTGCCCAGGGCACGGGCCAGATCCATATCGAAACCGGCAAATTCCTTGGAATCCTTTTCCTGGAATTCAAAGGGAGCAAACGTGGGTTCCGTCCCGACTTTCAGTACTTTCTGCTCCTTAGAGGCTTCTTTGCTGCCACCACCGCAGCCGGCGGCCACCGCCATCATCAGAGCTGCCAGTAAACCTGCTACCACATGTAATTTTTTCATTGGACTTCCCTCCATCTTCATAATGTAATCATTATACAGCTTTGCGTATATTAATACAACTGTTTTTTCGTTTATGGAATGGGGCAGAAAAAGAAAAGGACGGCCTCACGGGACCATCCTTTTTCGAAAAAACATTGTCATTCAGCCTTGAACCATTTGTCGTAAATCTTCTGGTATTCGCCGTCTTTCTTCAGTTCTGCCAGGGCCTTGTTCAGCTTGTCACACAGTTCCTTGTTCTTCTTAGCGGTGGCGATGCCATAGAAATCACCCTTCTTGGGAGTACCCACGCTCTTGGCGTAGGCGTTGCCGCCCTGTTTCAGGAAGTACTGGAGCACCGGCAGGTCGCTGATGACCGCATCAGCCCCGCCGTTCTTCAGTTCCAGGCAGGCCAGGTCGGAGGAATCGAAGGTCTTCACCTTGGCCCCTTCGATGGTGGCTGCATATTTGGCGCCGGTGGTACCGATCTGCACGGCAATGGTCTTGCCCTTCAGGTCGTCCAGGCTCTTGATGCTGTCGTTGTCTTTCTTTACCACAGCCATCAGACCGGATTCATAGTAGGGATCGGTGAAGTTCACTTTCTGTTTCCGTTCGTCGGTGATGCTCATCCCGGTGATGGAAACATCGATGTTCCCGGATTCCAGGGACGGGATCAGGCCATCGAAGGCGATGCTCTTGATGGTGACTTTGTCGTACCCGGCTTTCTTGGCCAGGGCGTTGATCAGGTCGATGTCGAAGCCCTGGACCTTGCCGTCTTTCTTATCGGTGAATTCAAAGGGTGCGAAGGAGGGGTTGGTCCCTACGATCAGCTCTTTCTTGTTGTCAGCGGCTTTTTTGTCATTGCTTGCCGTGCTGCCGCCGCAGCCTGCCGCGGCCACGCACATCATCAAGCCGGCCAGGATTCCAGCGAACATCTTCATCTTTTTCATAAATATTCCTCCTCATTGGCCCCCGAATGGGTATCGTTCTGTATTTGATGTTATGATTATACATCTACTTTTATTTTTATGCAATATCTTTTTATAAAAAAATGAGCCGCAGGCGAATTTTATCCTGCGGCTGCAGACTAGAGACTAGTGACTTCTCTGTCTGGACTATTCATTTGAACCATTTGTCGTAAATCTTCTGGTATTCCCCGTCCTTCTTCATATCCTGCAGGGCCTTGTTCAGCTTGTCGCACAGGGCCTTGTTCTTTTTGGCCGTGGCGATGCCATAGAAATCGCCCTTCTTGGGTTCGCCCACGGCCTTGGCGTAGGCACTGCCCCCCTGTTTCAAGAAATACTGGAGCACCGGCAGGTCGCTGATCACCGCATCGGCCCCGCCGTTTTTCAGTTCCAGGCAGGCCGTATCGCTGGTGTCGAAGGTCTTCACCGTGGCCCCTTCGATCTTACCGGCGGCTTCGGCCCCGGTGGTGCCCAGCTGCACGGCAATGGTTTTCCCCTTCAGGTCATCCAGGCTCTTGATGGTGGTGTTCTCTTTCTTCACAATGGCCATGAGCCCGCTTTCATAATAGGGATCGGTGAAGTTCACCTTCTGCTTCCGGGCATCGGTGATGCTCATGCCGGCAATGGCCACGTCGATGTTCCCGGCGTCCAGGGCCGGGATCAGGGCGTCGAAGCCCATGCCCTTCACCGTCACTTTCTCAAAGCCGGCCCGTTTGCCCATGGCCTTGATCAGATCCATATCGAACCCGGTGATCTCACCACTCTGTTTGTCCGGAAATTCAAAGGGTGCAAAGGACGGTTCCGTCCCCACGATCAGTTCCTTTTTTTCCGCCGGTTTGCCGGCGTCTTTGGTGGACGTGCTGCCACAGCCGGCAGCCCCGATGAGCATCATCAGTGCGCAGAGCAAAACCATTACTTTTTTCATTGAAATCCCCCCAGATCGAATATAGAGTGTTACTTTTTAATAAGGAATGGTGTTATTATACAGTCTTGTGCATTTTTATTCAATATATTTCAGGCAAGTATCCTGTATACTTATCTGTTTTCAGGCGCAAAAAAACAACTCAGCTGACCTGGTTTTCGCCCCCACACTCGCCTGCTGGAGGGTTCGCTCCTAAGCTTCGTGCTCCCCACTACTGCCTCTCTCGCATTTTGCGGCAGGACTTACTTCTAAGCTGCACCGTGCTCACAGGGGTTTCCCTGCTTACGTGGATCGTTTTGCCTGCAACTGGCATCGACTTGCAACCACAGACCTGAGTTGTTTCCTTCATTATAAAAGGCCGTGCAAAGTTTGGCAACGGGAAATTCACAAATGGCCGGTTTTATAGTATACTTTAGTTTGCAAGTCTGAAATCACAAGCAAAGGTCGCGGTCCCATGATCACCATACCCCAATTCCTGGATTTTCCCACGGATACAGATGCCAAAGAGGTCGTTTCCCTGTTCCTGCGGCTGCTGGAACTGAAAAACCATGACCTGTTCCTGCACAGCCAGCAGGTGGCCAATTATGCGGTGGCCACTGCGGCCAAGATGGGGCTGCCCCTGAATGAAGTGAACTGCATCAAGATGGCCGCCCTGCTCCACGACATTGGGCAGCTGGCCATCCCCAACACCATCCTGGCCAAATACCCGTACTTCAATATCCGGGAACGGGCATCCTACCGGCGTCATTGCCTGGCCGGTGCCAGCATGCTGGAGAACATCCCGGCCTTTGAACGGATCCGGAAGATCATTCTCCACCACCATGAGAACTGGGACGGAAGCGGGTATCCCAAGCGGCTGAAAGGGGTGAACATCCCCATCGGCAGCCGGATCATTGCGGTATGCAACTTCTACGACCGGAAGTGCAACCCCTGTACCCGGCAATGGGTCATCGCCGGCAGCAAAAGTCCCCAGGTGATCCGGGACCTGGCAGGGATCAAGTTCGACCCGGATGTGGTCCAGGCTTTCTTTGAATCCATCAGCAATCTATGAGGGGAGTATTTCGTATGAAGAATTTCAGCGTCAAGACCAGCGATACCTGTGCCAAACAGATTGACTTCAGCCTGGAAGACGGCAAACTGCACAACATCCATTTCTACGGCGGCTGCCCGGGCAACCTGAGTGCCATCAGCAAACTGCTGGAGGGGGCCGATGCCAGACATGCCGTGGAACTGCTGAAAGGCAACAAATGCGGCAACAAGACCACCTCCTGTGCCGACCATCTGGCCCAGGGCGTCGAAGAAGCCCTGAAGGAAGCCCACTGAAAAAGTGTCTGTCCCGGAACTCAGACCCGGGGAAAGAAAGAAAAAGGCCCGTCCTGCCCAGGACGGGTCTTTCAATTTATGATATAATGTAACTACTTATACACTTTTTTTGGAGGGACTGTATGCCAATCGGTATCATCTGCAACGCAGCCGCCGTCATCCTGGGCGGCTTCATCGGAAACCTGCTGGGACCCCGGCTTTCGGAAGATTTCAAGGAAAAACTGACCACCGTGTTCGGGGCCTGTGCCTTTTTGATGGGGATCATGTCCATCGGCTTCCTGAAGAACCTGCCGGCCGTAACCTTTGCGGTCATCGCCGGGGCCATCATCGGCCTGTGGATCCATCTGGGAGACCGGATCATCAACGGATCCCGGAACCTGGAAAAACTGATCAGCCGGGTCCTGCCCGCTTCTTCCGGAGACACCCAGATTTCCCGGGAGGAATACGAAAGCAAGCTGATCACCATCATCGTCCTGTTCTGTGCCAGCGGCACGGGCATCTACGGCAGCATGGTGTCCGGTATGGCGGGGGATCACAGCATCCTCATCGCCAAATCCATCATGGACCTGCCCACCGCCACCCTGTTTGCTTGTGAACTGGGAATCATCGTCGGCTTCATCGCCCTGCCCCAGCTGGTGATCTTTCTGGCCCTGTTCTTCCTGGCCCACGCCATCCTGCCTTTCTGCACCCCGGACATGATCGGGGATTTCAAGGCCTGCGGTGGGGTACTGCTGGTGGCCACCGGATTCCGGATGCTGCAGCTGAAAGATTTCCCCATTGCCGACATGATCCCGGCCATGGCCATCGTCATGCCCCTTTCAGCACTGTGGACGGGAGTGGTGGTGCCGCTGCTGTAACGGACGCCCCTGATGGGTCATCCCAGGCAGCCCCCGTAAGAAAAAAATCCTTTTCCAACCACTACGCACCATCCACCCGCCACTGAAAAGAGGAGGCTGTGATTTTTCACAGCCCCCTCTTTTTTTACATCCGCAGCAGCAGTTCCCTGCCGATGACTTTTCCGTCTTCCATATATACCCTGGGCACCCGCTTGCTGATGTTGCAGGTGATTTCATAGGGAATGGTCCCGGCCTGTTCAGCCAGGTCATCCAGGGACTGCCGGTTCCCGAACAGCTCCAGCTCGCTGCCCACATCCACCCCGGGTTTATCCGTCAGGTCGATCATGCACATATCCATGCAGATCCGGCCCCTCTGGGGTGCCAGGCCCTGCTCCGTCACGAAGCTGCAGCGGTTGGACAGACACCGCATGAACCCGTCAGCGTACCCGATGGGCGCCACCCCCATGCGGGTGGTCTTATCACAGGTGTAGATGCCGCCATAACTGATCTTCGTGCCTTTGGGATAGATCTTGATGGTGCTGATGGTGGTCTTCACCGCCATCACCGGTTTCAGTCCCAGCTTCCGGGCAAATTCCCCATACCCGTACAGCAGCAGGCCCGGGCGCACCATGTCCAGATGGGTTTCCGGGAACAGGGTGGTGGCCCCGGTGTTGGCACAGTGACGCAGCTTGAACTTTTTGCCCGTGCGTTTTTCCACTTCGTCGCACACGTGCCGGAACAGCTGGAACTGGTGCTTCGTATAGGACAGGGCTTCTTCACCGGGCTCATCGGCCACGGCAAAGTGGGTGAAGATTCCCTCCGGTTCCAGGCCGGGCAGGCTGCAGGCATGGATGATGCCTTCCACCCCATGCTCGAAATAATCCCCTTCGCAGATGTAGCCCAGCCGGCTCATCCCCGTATCCACCTTGACGTGGATCTTCAGGGTGCCCCCGTATTTCACCGCTTCTTCGCTGTATTCCAGGGCCTTGGCTTCACAGGTCACGGCCTGGGTGATGTTGAAGCAGATCAGCCGGTCCACCTGTTCCCGGGGCGTATGGCCCAGGATCAGGATGGGCATGGTGATGCCGTTGAACCGCAGTTCCATGGCTTCATCGATGCTGCTGACGGCCAGATAGTTGGCACCCAGCTTCTGCAGCTTCGTCCCTACCTGCACGGCTCCATGGCCGTAGGCATCGGCCTTCACCACCCCCAGGAATTTCACCTTGGGTCCGATGTGCTCCCGGATCTTATGATAGTTGTAGGCCAGGGCATCCAGATCGATTTCAGCCCAGGTGCGACGCAATGTGCTTTTCATCATGCAACTCTCCTTTTATGGTAATGACTTGTGCGTGCCTGCCGGAGGGTATTTTGCCTAAAGCAAAATCCGGACAGCGCCCTTACGGATGAGGATCGGCTCAGTGGTTCTGGAAAGCCCGTTCCAGGGCTCTCCACTGGGTACGGGGATTCACCCCCAGCACCACATGGACCGTGGCGCCGTCCGGCGCTTCCGTCAAAGCCCCGGTCCGGGTATCCACCGCCAGTTTCTTGTCTTCTCCGGTAAATTTGCCCGCATCCAGCAAATACAGTACCGGGAAAATGTCGTGGAGCACGGCGGCATTTTCCATGCCCCGCTGGGCGTGGGCCGCCTGGTTCCCCCGCAGCAGTTCCAGGAACTCCGGATAGGTCCCATAGCCGGCCAGTTTCTGGATTTCCGGTTCATCCACGATCTGGCTGCTGGTCAAATCCAGAG
This region of Acidaminococcus timonensis genomic DNA includes:
- a CDS encoding basic amino acid ABC transporter substrate-binding protein, encoding MKKLHVVAGLLAALMMAVAAGCGGGSKEASKEQKVLKVGTEPTFAPFEFQEKDSKEFAGFDMDLARALGKKMGMKVEIQNMGFDALIPALNSGNIDMVAAGMSITDERKKAVTFSDPYYTSGLTIVVTKDNNEIKSLKDLEGKKIAVQIGTTGADKAAKVPGAKVTSFNTNAEVFLELENKGVDAVIIDKPVAAYYMTKEGKDKDKMVGETMDAESYGFAFKKDSKLAADVNKALAELKKDGEYDKIYTKWFGKAPAAK
- a CDS encoding TIGR03905 family TSCPD domain-containing protein; this translates as MKNFSVKTSDTCAKQIDFSLEDGKLHNIHFYGGCPGNLSAISKLLEGADARHAVELLKGNKCGNKTTSCADHLAQGVEEALKEAH
- the alr gene encoding alanine racemase, with product MKSTLRRTWAEIDLDALAYNYHKIREHIGPKVKFLGVVKADAYGHGAVQVGTKLQKLGANYLAVSSIDEAMELRFNGITMPILILGHTPREQVDRLICFNITQAVTCEAKALEYSEEAVKYGGTLKIHVKVDTGMSRLGYICEGDYFEHGVEGIIHACSLPGLEPEGIFTHFAVADEPGEEALSYTKHQFQLFRHVCDEVEKRTGKKFKLRHCANTGATTLFPETHLDMVRPGLLLYGYGEFARKLGLKPVMAVKTTISTIKIYPKGTKISYGGIYTCDKTTRMGVAPIGYADGFMRCLSNRCSFVTEQGLAPQRGRICMDMCMIDLTDKPGVDVGSELELFGNRQSLDDLAEQAGTIPYEITCNISKRVPRVYMEDGKVIGRELLLRM
- a CDS encoding amino acid ABC transporter permease, which gives rise to MNFEIIKDSLPLLIAGAGVTVEITAVSVGLGLAIGIVVSLIRLCGVKALRVLGNIYVDFLRGTPLLVQIFLVYFALPALIHHRVDAYVAAISACSINSGAYVAEIFRGGIESIDKGQMEAGRSLGMTWWQTMKHIILPQAFKRIIPPLGNEFIAMLKDSSLVSVIGFEELTRRGQLIIARTYASFEIWLSVAFIYLIMTFAVARFVGALERRYKKDEQ
- a CDS encoding basic amino acid ABC transporter substrate-binding protein, encoding MKKMKMFAGILAGLMMCVAAAGCGGSTASNDKKAADNKKELIVGTNPSFAPFEFTDKKDGKVQGFDIDLINALAKKAGYDKVTIKSIAFDGLIPSLESGNIDVSITGMSITDERKQKVNFTDPYYESGLMAVVKKDNDSIKSLDDLKGKTIAVQIGTTGAKYAATIEGAKVKTFDSSDLACLELKNGGADAVISDLPVLQYFLKQGGNAYAKSVGTPKKGDFYGIATAKKNKELCDKLNKALAELKKDGEYQKIYDKWFKAE
- a CDS encoding HD-GYP domain-containing protein, with product MITIPQFLDFPTDTDAKEVVSLFLRLLELKNHDLFLHSQQVANYAVATAAKMGLPLNEVNCIKMAALLHDIGQLAIPNTILAKYPYFNIRERASYRRHCLAGASMLENIPAFERIRKIILHHHENWDGSGYPKRLKGVNIPIGSRIIAVCNFYDRKCNPCTRQWVIAGSKSPQVIRDLAGIKFDPDVVQAFFESISNL
- a CDS encoding DUF554 domain-containing protein; its protein translation is MPIGIICNAAAVILGGFIGNLLGPRLSEDFKEKLTTVFGACAFLMGIMSIGFLKNLPAVTFAVIAGAIIGLWIHLGDRIINGSRNLEKLISRVLPASSGDTQISREEYESKLITIIVLFCASGTGIYGSMVSGMAGDHSILIAKSIMDLPTATLFACELGIIVGFIALPQLVIFLALFFLAHAILPFCTPDMIGDFKACGGVLLVATGFRMLQLKDFPIADMIPAMAIVMPLSALWTGVVVPLL
- a CDS encoding amino acid ABC transporter ATP-binding protein, producing MIKVEGLYKSYGSNQVLKGIDVTIAEQEVVVVIGPSGGGKSTFLRCLNYLEVPTAGTITFDGIPLNGEANINEVRQEVGMVFQKFNLFPHMTVMDNLTLAPTIVRHESKEEAVENAKKYLDKVGLLNKADAYPASLSGGQQQRVAIARALCMKPKAMLFDEPTSALDPEMINEVLDVMKNLAQEGMTMVVVTHEMGFAREVGDRILFLDGGKILEQGDPKEFFAHPKNERAQSFLSKIL
- the hpf gene encoding ribosome hibernation-promoting factor, HPF/YfiA family codes for the protein MAVKVRGKNIEVTQALKDYVEKRVQTITKQFKTVGEITAVMRVEKGKHTVEITVPASGIVLRAQETSDNMYASIDECVEKIERQIHKYKTRLMKRKYSNFKDAEPAPLPDDEELPEETGEFTVARVKNYAMRPMGVQEAIMQMNMLNHDFFVFFNAETEKMAIVYRRKNGDYGLINPELV
- a CDS encoding basic amino acid ABC transporter substrate-binding protein, with amino-acid sequence MKKVMVLLCALMMLIGAAGCGSTSTKDAGKPAEKKELIVGTEPSFAPFEFPDKQSGEITGFDMDLIKAMGKRAGFEKVTVKGMGFDALIPALDAGNIDVAIAGMSITDARKQKVNFTDPYYESGLMAIVKKENTTIKSLDDLKGKTIAVQLGTTGAEAAGKIEGATVKTFDTSDTACLELKNGGADAVISDLPVLQYFLKQGGSAYAKAVGEPKKGDFYGIATAKKNKALCDKLNKALQDMKKDGEYQKIYDKWFK